The Candidatus Pantoea soli genome window below encodes:
- a CDS encoding DUF3131 domain-containing protein produces the protein MLLLVLALLAPSLQAAVSLPASDYKSRHGDLTPREMRVAKNAWSYFVANYQPTTGLVNAVNKYPSTTMWDSASYLAALTAARELGLIDKAEFDRRFLQFMATLNKLVLFQNQVPNKAYNTITGQKVDYLNKPGEIGFSAIDIGRMLLWLKIIKERYPEHANNIDNVVLGWDFTHVVDDCGTLYGAYLDKDKKPQYVQEGRLGYEEYAASGYQLWGFTTCQASKPEPYALADIYCVLVPYDSRDPRLTNQHNYVVTESYLLHGLEMGWDNADDREERPNNHSHPWMKNFADRVYQAQENRYMITGTLTARSEHQLDKAPYFVYDTIFSDGFNWNTITDKGQYVPNVAAVSLKAALGMWVLWDSPYTDRLFDAIENADEPDKGYYEGLYENGDGPIKEFTANNNGIMLEALMFKKQGKLLRFNTNDPRNTSYAPSLWEKRLVDVFEQNNEPRNRPFLSVTPGIKTWCDQTGTAVRTAPKCSACKCARCDSSAPVKLPPVATSCLKQ, from the coding sequence ATGCTGCTGCTGGTGCTGGCGTTACTCGCCCCGTCGCTGCAGGCGGCGGTCAGCCTGCCCGCCTCGGACTATAAAAGCCGCCACGGCGATCTGACGCCGCGTGAAATGCGCGTGGCAAAAAACGCCTGGTCTTACTTCGTCGCGAACTATCAGCCCACCACCGGGCTGGTGAACGCGGTCAACAAATACCCCTCCACCACCATGTGGGACAGCGCCTCCTATCTGGCTGCGCTCACCGCAGCGCGCGAGCTGGGGCTGATTGATAAAGCGGAGTTTGATCGCCGTTTTCTGCAGTTTATGGCCACGCTCAACAAGCTGGTGCTGTTTCAGAATCAGGTGCCGAACAAAGCGTATAACACCATCACCGGGCAAAAGGTGGACTACCTCAACAAGCCGGGTGAGATCGGCTTTTCGGCCATCGATATCGGCCGCATGCTGCTGTGGCTGAAAATTATTAAAGAGCGCTATCCGGAGCACGCCAACAATATCGATAACGTGGTGCTGGGCTGGGATTTCACCCACGTGGTGGATGACTGCGGCACGCTGTACGGTGCTTATCTGGATAAGGACAAAAAGCCGCAGTATGTGCAGGAAGGCCGCCTGGGATATGAAGAGTACGCCGCCTCCGGCTACCAGCTGTGGGGGTTTACCACCTGCCAGGCAAGCAAGCCGGAGCCCTACGCGCTGGCCGATATTTACTGCGTACTGGTGCCTTATGATTCGCGCGATCCGCGCCTGACCAATCAGCACAATTATGTGGTGACCGAATCCTACCTGCTGCACGGGCTGGAGATGGGCTGGGACAACGCCGACGATCGGGAAGAGCGTCCAAACAACCACTCGCACCCGTGGATGAAGAACTTCGCCGACCGCGTGTATCAGGCGCAGGAAAACCGCTACATGATCACCGGCACGCTTACGGCGCGCTCGGAACACCAGCTCGATAAAGCCCCGTACTTCGTTTATGACACCATCTTCAGCGACGGCTTTAACTGGAACACCATCACGGATAAAGGTCAGTACGTGCCGAATGTAGCCGCGGTTTCGCTGAAAGCCGCGCTGGGCATGTGGGTGCTGTGGGATTCGCCCTACACCGACCGCCTGTTTGATGCGATAGAAAACGCCGATGAACCGGACAAAGGCTACTACGAAGGCCTGTATGAAAACGGCGACGGTCCGATCAAAGAGTTCACCGCCAACAACAACGGCATCATGCTGGAAGCGCTGATGTTTAAAAAACAGGGCAAGCTGCTGCGCTTCAATACCAACGACCCGCGCAATACAAGCTATGCCCCGTCGCTGTGGGAAAAGCGTCTGGTGGATGTGTTTGAGCAGAACAACGAGCCGCGCAACCGGCCGTTCCTCAGCGTTACGCCGGGCATCAAAACC